The Salvia miltiorrhiza cultivar Shanhuang (shh) chromosome 1, IMPLAD_Smil_shh, whole genome shotgun sequence genome has a window encoding:
- the LOC131006913 gene encoding serine carboxypeptidase-like 40: MLFLRALFPFAFAILLSQWPETDATKQIEALSRIYKEKLHTNSIDRRHFNASHQSHVVRILSQKGMRENDRIAKLPGQPPVRFKQYGGYVTVNQTAGRAFYYYFAEAQRAHHKSLPLLLWLNGGPGCSSLAYGAMQELGPFRVHSDGKTLYKNPFSWNHAANLLFLESPAGVGFSYSNTTADFRSGGDAKTAADNYAFLVNWLERFPEYKGRDFYISGESYAGHYVPQLAHTILYHNKKAGKTIINLKGIIIGNAVINDETDTIGMYEYFGSHALVSDEITKQIMRYCDFSANATTQPHQCNQAAEQVDKNINVIDIYNIYAPLCWNPNLTLTPKKASVSHMDPCSDYYVYAYLNRPQVQKALHANVTNMSYDWEPCSDVIKKWTDSAATVLPLLQEIMANGLRVWIFSGDTDGRVPVTSTKNSINILKLPIETAWHPWFLDREVGGYTQVYKGNLTFATVRGAGHQVPSFQPARALSLIMHFLDGTQLPNSSRF; the protein is encoded by the exons ATGTTATTTCTCAGAGCATTATTTCCGTTTGCTTTCGCAATTTTATTATCTCAATGGCCGGAAACCGACGCAACGAAGCAAATCGAAGCTCTCTCACGCATTTACAAAGAGAAGTTGCACACAAACAGCATCGACAGACGCCATTTCAATGCGAGCCATCAGTCCCACGTCGTCAGAATTCTCTCTCAAAAAGGGATGAGAGAGAATGACCGGATCGCCAAACTGCCCGGCCAGCCGCCGGTCCGGTTCAAGCAGTACGGTGGGTACGTCACCGTGAACCAGACCGCCGGCCGAGCATTCTACTACTACTTTGCTGAGGCTCAACGTGCCCATCACAAGTCATTGCCTCTTCTCCTCTGGCTCAATGGAG GGCCTGGCTGCTCATCTCTTGCCTATGGAGCAATGCAAGAACTTGGGCCATTCCGAGTTCACAGCGATGGCAAAACCCTCTACAAAAATCCATTCTCATGGAATCATG CTGCAAATTTGTTGTTTCTGGAGTCTCCTGCCGGCGTCGGATTCTCATACTCGAATACCACGGCGGATTTCAGGAGCGGCGGTGACGCGAAGACGGCCGCCGACAACTATGCGTTCTTGGTGAACTGGTTGGAGAGATTTCCTGAGTACAAAGGTAGAGATTTTTATATTTCTGGAGAGAGTTATGCAGGCCATTATGTGCCTCAGTTGGCACACACAATTCTCTATCATAACAAGAAGGCTGGCAAGACCATTATCAATCTCAAAGGAATCATT ATTGGAAACGCCGTGATAAACGACGAGACAGACACGATAGGGATGTACGAGTATTTCGGAAGCCATGCTCTGGTATCGGATGAAATCACGAAGCAGATCATGAGATACTGCGATTTCTCGGCCAACGCCACCACGCAACCCCATCAATGCAACCAAGCTGCGGAGCAAGTTGATAAAAACATAAACGTGATCGATATCTATAACATCTACGCTCCCCTCTGCTGGAATCCCAACCTCACACTAACGCCTAAGAAGGCTTCG GTGTCGCATATGGATCCTTGCAGTGATTATTATGTGTATGCATATTTGAATAGGCCTCAAGTTCAGAAGGCACTTCATGCCAATGTTACCAACATGTCTTATGATTGGGAGCCATGCAG CGATGTCATCAAAAAATGGACGGATAGCGCCGCGACtgttcttcctcttctgcaAGAGATTATGGCTAATGGGCTTCGAGTTTGGATATTTAG TGGCGACACAGATGGAAGGGTACCAGTTACTTCAACAAAGAATTCCATCAACATATTGAAACTTCCCATTGAAACTGCATGGCACCCTTGGTTCCTTGATAGAGAG GTTGGTGGGTACACACAAGTGTATAAAGGGAACCTAACATTTGCTACAGTGAGAGGGGCTGGACATCAAGTGCCTAGTTTCCAACCAGCTCGAGCTCTTTCTCTTATTATGCATTTTCTTGATGGGACACAACTCCCTAATTCTTCAAGATTTTGA